A stretch of DNA from Mesorhizobium onobrychidis:
CCGCTGTGCTGATGCAGGCGGTCGAGGACGGCGTGATCGACGACGTGGTGGTCTCGCAGTCGCCGCGCGAATTCCGCGCGCTGTGGGCGGTGCGAGAAGACGCCAATCGTTTCCTGTTTTCGATAAAAGGCCTGGTCGGCGTCGATATTAGCATCCCGCTGGCGAGGATGGGCAGTTTCCTGCGGGAAGCGGAAGCTGCGGTCCAGGCCGTTGACCGCAATGCCGACATCTACGTCTTCGGCCATCTCGGCGATAGCAATCTGCACTATCAGGTGCGCACCGTGGATCCGGCGGCCGCATACGACATCGTCTATCGGGGCGTCGCTGCGGCTGGCGGCGGCGTGTCGGCCGAGCATGGCATCGGCCTCGACAAGAAGGAATGGTTGCACCTCGTGCGCAGCGATGCCGAGATCGCGGCCATGCGGCGCTTGAAAGCGGCTTTCGATCCGAAGAATATCCTCAATGCCGGGCGGGTCTTCGACCTCGCGCCGGCGGCTAGCATACGTGACGTGCCGCCCCAATGAGGCTGGAGATCGAAGGCCGGTAGCGCTGCCCGGGTGCTTGAGTCTATCTGCCCACGGGCTTCAATCCCGCATGCGCCACGGCAATGCGGGCAGCGAGCGCGGCGTTGTTGCGGACCAGCGCGATATTGGCCTTCAGGCTGCGACCCTGCGAAAGCTCGTTGACGCGGGCGAGCAGGAACGGCGTCAGTTCCTTGCGCCCGATGCCGCGTTTCTCGGCCTCTGCCACCGCTGCCGTGATCGTGCCGTCGATGAAGGCCGGATCGAGCGCATCCACTTCCGGAATTGGATTGGCGACGAGGATGCCGGTGCCCGAGCCGATCTGCTCGTGCAGCAGCATGGCCTGCGCAATGTCCTCGGGCGTATCGAGGCGATGATCGGCTTTCAGTCCGCTGGAGCGCGTATAGAAGGCCGGAAAATCGTCGCTCTGATAGGCAATCACCGGCACGCGCTGGGTCTCCAGATATTCCAGCGTTTTTGCAATATCGAGGATCGATTTCACGCCGGCGCAGACGACGGTCGTGCCGGTCTGGCCGAGTTCGGTCAGGTCGGCCGAGATATCGAAAGTGGCCTCGGCGCCACGATGCACGCCGCCGACGCCGCCGGTCGCGAAAATGCCGATGCCGGCGAGTGCGGCGATCCGCATCGTCGCCGAAACCGTGGTTCCGGCCGACCCGCCGCCCACCATGATGGCGGCGAGGTCGCGCCCGGAGGCCTTGACCACGTCTTTTGCCGCTGCCAGCTGCTCCAGCTCCCGGTCACCGAGCCCGACTTTGATCATGCCGGCGACCACCGCGATCGTGGCGGGCACCGCACCGTTCTCGCGCACCACGGTTTCGACGCCGCGCGCAGTCTCCAGATTGGCCGGATAGGGCATGCCATGGGTGATGATCGTCGATTCCAGCGCCACCACCGCGCGGCCTTCACGAAGTGCTGCCGCTACTTCGTCGTTCAGGTGGAGAAGGGAAGGTTTCATCGTCATTTCGCTTTCAGGGTTCGGCTCGCGTTCAGGCGGGAATGCGGTACATGCCGGCGGTGAGGAAGCGCGGCGACAGATCGGGATGAACGCTGGATTCGCTCTCGGTGGTCAGCGTGGCGAGCAGCGCGCCGGTGCGCGCAGCGTGAGGAACGGGATCTCCCGAAAGCACCTTGTACATGGTGCCGGCAATCATCGCGTCGCCGGCACCGGTGATGTCGACGGCGCGGGCCGGGACGGAACGCATCGTCGCCACGCCGCTCTCGGTCGCCACCGCAAATCCATGAGCGCCCATGGTCACGATCACCTCGCTGGCGCCGGCCGCGCGCAGCGCCGAAGCAGCCTCCTTCGGCTTAAGCCGCTTGTCGGCATCGGTGATGCCAAGCATCGTGTTGGCCTCGTCGCGATTGGTGAACATAAGGTCGATGCCGGACAGGTCCTTCGGCAGGCGTGCCGATTTCGGCGACGAGACCGTGTCGACGGCGAGCTTGAAGCGCGCGCCCTGCTTGCGTGACATCAGCGCTGCGATAGTCGCGGCCGGCAGGTTGCAGTCGATGAACACCCAAGTCGCCGAAGCAAGATGCGGCCAGAAGCGGTCGAGATAGGAGGGCGAAAACAGATCGAAGATCTCCATGTCGGCGATGCCGAGCACGAGATCGTTGTTGAGATCGAGGATGGCCGCATATTCCGCCGTCGGCCGCTCCATGGTGGTGATGACCTGGCTGACATCGGCGCCGAGGTCGCGCAGATGCCGCACCAGCGAGCGGCCGGTTTCGTCGTCGCCGACGATCGAGACGAAGCTTACGTCGACGCCGAGGCGAACAAGGTTTTCGGCGACGTTGCGGGCGACCCCGCCGAAGCTGCGATAGCCGTCGACCGGGTTCGACGTCCCGAAGATCAGATCCTTCTTGGCGTGGTACTTGCGGTCCAGGACGGCGCCGCCGATGCAGATCATGCGCTTGGAGGCCGGCAACACATAGCCGCGACCAAGAATGTAGCCCTTGTTGACGAGTTGCACGATGTGGGCCGCGACGGTCGAGCGGGCAATGCCGAGCGCGGTCGCTATATCCTGCTGGCCGGCGAAAGGGTTCGCCGCGATGAGATCCAGCACTGCCTGTTCCTGTGCTCCAAGGTCGTCCATCGCCTCACCCCGGCCCGCGCAATTCATGGCTGAACTTTTATCAACAACAGATGATGTTGTCAACATTTGTTTGGATCTACAGGGGTCCGCCAATGCCAGCCGCTGGTACTGGTCAACGCTTGGCGCCGCATCACATTACTTGTTGCCGATGGCAAGAAGTTTGAAAGTAAGCGGATGAATGAACAGGAGTTGATGTCGGAGCTGGAGCGGTTGGTTTCCGAGGATCGGAACCCGAGGACGATGGATATCGACCTGCTGCCGACCATCGAGATCCTACGCGAGATCAATGGCGAGGACAGCGGCGTTCCGGCCGCCGTCGAGAACGTCATTCCGGAAATTGCTGCCGCGGTAGACCGGATCGTTAGTGCGTTTCAAAAAGGCGCGAGGCTTGTCTATATGGGCGCCGGCACGAGCGGCCGGTTGGGAGTTCTCGACGCCTCGGAGTGTCCGCCAACATTTGGCGTGCCCGAGGACATGGTGCTCGGCCTGATCGCGGGCGGCCCCAAAGCGCTGGTGCGGGCTGTGGAAGGCGCCGAGGATGATCCGCAACAAGGCATGAAGGCACTGCAGGACATCAAGTTGACCGCCGACGATGTGGTGGTCGGCATCGCGGTCAGCGGCCGCACACCCTACGTCATCGGCGGCTTGACCTATGCAAGGCAGGTGGGAGCAACGACCGTGGCGCTTTCCTGCAATCCCAGGTCAGTCATTGCCGGCATTGCCGACATTGCCATCTCTCCGCTTGTCGGCCCCGAGGTTCTCGCCGGCTCGACCCGGTTGAAGTCGGGAACCGCGCAAAAGCTGGTTCTCAACATGCTGACGACAGCCAGCATGATCCGGATCGGCAAGAGCTATCAGAACCTGATGGTGGATCTTAATCCCAGCAACAAAAAGCTCGTCGCCAGGGCGGTTGGGATCGTGATGCAGACCACCGGCTGCACAGCGCAGCAGGCACGACGGGCGCTCGACCAGACCGGCAAAGACGTCAAGCTGGCGATACTGGTGACAATCACCGGGATGGGCATCGAAGAGGCGCGGAAGGCGCTCGACAATGCGGGCGGGTTTCTGCGAAAGGCGATAGGCGAAAAGACGCTGTGAAGCCGCCTGGATACCAGGATACTGGTATACAGGACGGATCGACTTCCACAAAGGCAAGGCATGGACCTTGCTCACCAACCGGATCCATCCGACACGTCAACAGCGGGATTATCGAGATTCGCCAATCGGTCGGCGATCTCGTCAACGGAGCCTAACAAGTGATGATTGCGAAAAGTGGGGAACCAATCTGGGCCGTCGGCCTGATGACCGGCACCGTGCTGGACGGCAATATCGACGTTGCGCTGATCAAGACCGATGGCGAGCGGATCGCGGATTTCGGCACCTACACGCTGGCGCCTTACCCCGGATCGATCCGAACCCTGCTGGAGGAGACGCTGCGCCAAGCCAGGACCTGGAATTTCACCGGATCGGAGCCGGCGATCTTTCGCGAGGCTGAAGAAGCACTGACGCGCGCCCAGTCGGCGGCCGTCAAGGATCTGGTCGAAAGCTACGGGCTGACGATGGCCGATATCGGGGTCGTCGGCTTCCATGGCCAGACCGTGCTGCATCGCGCGCCGCAAGTCGGCCGGCTCGGCCAGACCCGCCAGCTCGGCGATGGCGAGTTGATGCATTCTATTCTGGAAACCAAGGTCGCCTATGACTTCCGCTCGGCCGACATGCGCGCCGGCGGGCAAGGGGCGCCGCTGTCCGCGGCCTACCACGCCGCGCTGCTGCGCGATGCCGATATCAGCGGCGACACGGCGGTCCTCAATCTCGGCGGCGTCGCCAACATCACCTGGTGGGACGGCAAGGACAATGTCGTCGCTTTCGACACCGGACCGGCCAACGCGCCGCTGAACGATTTCATCAAGGCGAAAGGGCTCGGCGAAATGGACCGCGACGGCGCGCTCGCGCGGACCGGCACTGTGGACGAAGCTCGGCTGGCCAAGCTCTTGCAGCATCCCTATCTGGCCAAGCCCTATCCAAAATCGCTGGACCGGTTCGATTTCGGCGCGGCCATGGCGGATGGGTTGAATGCGAAGGATGGTGCAGCGCTGCTGACGGCATTCACCGCGGCAGCCGTCGGCAAGGCGCTCGACCTGCTGCCGCATCGGCCAAAGCGTCTGGTGGTCAGCGGTGGCGGCCGCCACAACCCGACGATCATGGCCATGCTTGGCAGCCGCGCCGGCGTCGAAGCCGTGCCGGCGGAGGCGCTCAGTTGGAAGGGTGACGCGGTGGAGGCGGAGTGCTTTGCTTTCCTTGCGGTTCGCGTGCTCAGGGGTCTGCCGATCAGCTTCCCGACCACCACCGGTGTGCCACAGCCGATGCGCGGCGGGCGCCTTGCCGGCTGATCAAGTCGACAATTTCTTCTGCAGGAAGACGCGGCCGCGGCCGACGGGAAAATCGGGAAGCACGCCGAACGGCCGATAACCCTGACGCTCATAGACCTTGGCCGCTTTCGGATTGAACGTGTCGATCAAGGCGCCATGACAGCCGCGTGCGACGGCTTCCTGTTCGGCTGCGTCCAGCATCCTGCCGGCCATGTGCTGGCCGCGCAGTCGCTCATCGACCCAGAGCCATTGCACATAGAGCCAGCCCCAGGCGGTGTATCCCGAGATGCCGGCGACAACCGCACGGTGCTCGTCGCGCACGAACACGGCCAGTGCCTTCCTGTTGGCCGGACCGACGTCGCTGTCGTTGAACGCGCTGAGCCGCTCCCCGAGAAAAGCGAGTTCTTTCGGCAAAGGATCGGCGGTGGTTTCAAGCGTCGTGTTCATCGCATGTCCAGACGGGTTCACAGCCGGATATCGGTATACAGCGCCGCGTCCTTCCGGATGCTATCGCTCTTTCATTTGCATTTATCGAAGGACAGGAGGGGGGCGCAAGCTCTGCCGCCGCGTGGCTCAAACCGGCTACTTGCGATGGTCCGCGACTACCGTGGCGAATGCAACGCCGCCGCCGAAGCGGCAACCAGCATGAGCAACGCTGCAGCCACCGCCGATGCCGCAAAACCAAAGCTGGAATAAAGCGGTCCGAAGGCGGTGGTGCCGACAAACACCGCGAGGTAGGTCACCGCGCTGTTCAAGCCCATGATCGTGCCGCGCCGCGCAGGATCGAGCGCCGAGAGGCGCATCACCAGGACGTTCAGCCCGAAATGATTGGCAAGGCCCCAGACCGCCACCATCGCGATGGTCAGATGGAAACTACTGCCTGCCGCGGCGAGCGCGACATAGACGATCGCGACCAGCAGATAAGCGAACGGCATGACTCGTCGCGCGCCAAGCCGATCGATCACGCCGTCAAGAAGTGCCGCCATGCCGAAGCCGGCGCCATAGGCGAGCGCGGCCAACCCGTTGGCGCTGACCGGCCGTCCCAAGCCATTGTGAAGGTGATCGCCGAGATAGCCATAGACACCGTAGAAGGCGGTCATGAAGGCGCCGCAGGCGACCAGAAGCGGCACTATGCCGGGAACGGCCAAGGCGCCGAGCGGCGTCGGCGCCGGGCCGCTTTTCCTGACATCGCTCAGCGACGTCAGCGTAAGGCCGGTCAACGCGAGCGCAGCAAGCACCGCAACCGCTGCGAAAACGGCGCGCCAATGCAGCAGATCGGCAAGCACCGCCGACAACGAGACGCCGGCCACCATGCTCAGCGTCCATCCGATCAGCACGACGCCGATCGTCCCGCTTTCGCGGCCAGGTGGCGCGATCGCAGCGGCGCTGGCATAGATTGCCGGCATGGCGATACCCGCGGCGATGCCGGCGAGAAGCTGGGCCGCAACCAGCGTCGTTACCGTCGGCGCGGCGGCGCTGGCGAGAAGCGCGACCGCCAGCAGCAGCAAGGCTCCTTGCAGCATGCGGCGGGCGCCAAGCCGATCGATATAGCGCGCCAGGAACAGGGCGCTTGCGGATGTGCCGAGGCCGAACGCGGCGGACGCGATCATGACGGCCGGCACGCTTGTCGCAAACGAGGCGGCGACCGCCGGTGCTATCGGACCGAGAACCAGCGAGTTGGAACCGATCACGGCGATGCATCCGGTCAGCAGATAGGCGAGCGCCGGAATAGGCGGCCTTGCCGTCAGTATTGCGACTTGATCACTGTTCGACATTCGTCGATAATGTCCGTATTAAATTCTGTATCAACAAGGAATTTCATTATGGATGAAGAAACAGATGGCATTCCGCAGAACAGGCCCGCTGTCCGGGACGTCGACGCAATTGACCGAAAGATATTAGGCGTTCTGGTCGACGACGCTACGATCAGCTATGCCGAGCTCGGTGATCGCGTCGGCCTGTCGCCGCCGGCAGCCCATGAACGGGTAAAGCGGCTTCGGCGCAGCGGCGCCATTCGCAACACCGCGGCGATCATCGATCCCAAGGCGGTACGCAAGCCGTTGCTCGCTTTCGTGCACATCGACACCAAGGGCTGGGGAAAGACCCCCGAACTGATGGCGATTTCCGAGCACCCCGAAGTCGAGGAGATTCATTCGGTGGCCGGCGACACATGCATGCTGATCAAGGTCCGCACCGAGGACACTCGGGCGCTCGAAGGCCTGCTGTCGCGTCTTTACGAAACACCTGGCGTCACCTCGACGCGAAGCTATGTGGTTCTGTCGACCTATCTCGAGCGGCCGGTGCAGCCCGGGATTACGACCGAATGGCCGACGCCCCGGCACATGGCCAAGCCGCTGTATTAGGGCCACCCTGCGTCCAATCAACCCAGCTCCAAGGTCGTTATCGCAAAGACCCCGGACTGCGCGAGCTGCGGCGCTTTTCCCTTGTACATTCGAGCCGTTTCGAAACCCGGTTGAAGGCCCGCGGACGTCAGCAGGCCTGCAAATTGCCCGCTAGTCTCGGGAACGTCGAGATGGACATTCCCGGGTCCGGAGAGGTTGGCGAGCGCCGCGAAAAGGCGGCTTGCTGCGTCCAGGCTGTTGGAAAAGAGCGGACCGATCTTGCAGCCGTCGCGGCATCGGCGCGCGACGCCGTACCCCTCGATCGCGCCATCCCTGACGATCGCAAGCGCCATGTGCGGCGGGCGCAGCCAGTGTTCCAAGAAGGATCGCCTCGGTGCGGGAAAGAACCGGCTGTCGTAGTCCAGGACATCGGGCATGAGTTCCGGGCCTATGGCGCAAATGTCGCTATCGGTGGCTTCCGGAACATTCGGCGCTCCGACGAACCGGATCGTTCGGTAGACCGGCGCAAAACCCATGCTGCGGTAGTTGGCCTGCTGTTCGACGACACCATCGAGGCCGATTGTCCGGCTGCCGAGCCGCGCCATGCCGGCGTCCCAGACCGCCTTGCCATGGCCCTCGCCGCGCCTGTCCGGCCGACAGATGTAGAGACCGATGAAGCCGAAATCGTTGCCATAGGCGACGGCCGAAATACCGGCCACCATCTCGCCATCGACAAAGGCACCGATGAAGCCGTCGGGATCCGCCGCCTGGAACGCCACGGCATCGCCGAGGCCGGGATTCCAGCCCTCCGCTGCCGCCCAGTCGACGAGGGTTTCCAGTTCGTCAAGTGCGAGCGTTCTGATCGTTCGGCGCATTGCGATCACTCGGCGGCAACGGTACCGGGGGCAAAGGATTTCAATGCGCCACGATAAGGCTTTGCCAGCGGATTTGCATAGGCGCCACGCTTGGACGTCGACAGGCCAAGCGCGATCAGTGCCTCGGCCTGCTTGACCGCCGCGCCGACGCCATCGATGACCGGAACGCCGAATTGCCGCTGCAGCTCGGCGGCGAGATCGGCCATGCCGGCACAGCCGAGCACGACGGCCTCGGCGCGATCCTCGTCGAGTGCGCGCGCGATCTCGCCCCGCAGCTTCAGGATCGCGTCCGATGCCGGATCTTCGAGGGCAAGCACCGGAATGTCGGCGGCGCGCACGCGTGCCCGTCCTGCCATGCCATAGCGTTGCACCAGCCCTTCGACCGGCACGCGCGAGCGCTCGGTGGTGGTGACGACGGTGAAGCGCTGGGCGATGAACGAGGCCGTGCTGAGCGCTGCCTCGCAAATGCCGATGACGGGAATGTTGGCCATGGCGCGCGCGGCATCGAGGCCGGTGTCGTCGAAACAGGCGATGATCGCGGCCTGCGCGCCTGAGCGCTCGCCGGCAGCGATCTCGACCAGCAGGCCCGGCACCGCAAGCGCCTCGTCGTAGTAGCCTTCGATCGATACCGGACCCATCGACGACGTAACCGCGACGATTTTCGTTCCGGCGCCAGCGACGAACCGCGCCGCAGCGCCAATGGTTTCGGTCATGCTGGCGGTTGTGTTCGGATTGACAACGAGGATTTGCACTGCGGCTCTCAAATACGCGCCCGGCGACGGCCGACATAGACGATTGCGCCGAGCGTCACCAAAATCACCAGGAAGGAAAACACGGTCGTCACGGTGCCCAGGGCATAGAGCACCGGCGTCGTCACATTCGTCGTCATGCCGTAGATTTCGAGCGGCAGCGTGTTGAACGTGCCCGAGGTCATCAGCGTGCGGGCGAACTCGTCATAGGACAGGGTGAAACCGAACAGGCCGACACCGATCAGGCTGGGCGCGATCATCGGCAGGACGACATGCGCGAAAGTCTGCCAGGAGGTCGCACCCAAGTCCCGCGCGGCTTCCTCATAGGCCGGCGAGAACCGGTTGAAGACGGCGAACATGATCAGCACGCCGAACGGCAAGGTCCATGTCAGATGTGCACCAAAAGCAGACGTGTACCAAGCTGGGCGGAAGCCGATCTGCTGGAAGACGACGCCAATGCCGAGCGAGATGATGATCGACGGCACGACCAGGCTGGCGACGGCCAGATAGAACAGTGCGGTGGCACCGCGAAATTTCTGGCGGAAGGCAAGACCGGCGAGCAGCGACACGCCAACGGTCACGACCATCACCATCATGCCAAGGATGAAGGAGCGTTTGAAACTGCCGCCGAAATCGCCGACCGCCTGGCGCTCGAATAGATTGGCGAACCAGTGCAGCGAAACGCCGTTCAATGGGAATGTCAGCCCGCCATTCTCGCCCTGGAAGGACAGGATCAGGATCGCCGAGAGCGGGCCGTAGAGAAACAGCACGAAAAGGGCGAAGAAGGCCGCCAGCACGTAGAATTCGAGGGTGCGCTTGTCCCGGCTCATCGCCTCACAGCTCCTTGCGGATGTCGACGATGCGCAGAATGCCGGCGACCATCAAGAGCACCAGAACCAGGAGCACGACCGCGTTGGCGGCCGCTGCCGGATATTGCAGCAGCGACATCTGGTTCTTCATCATCAGCGCGACAGAGGCGCTCTGTCCGCCGGACATCACCTGCACCGTCGAAAAGTCGGCCATCACCAGCGTGACGACGAAGATGGTGCCGATCGCCATGCCGGGCTTGGCGAGCGGGATGATGACGTTCCACAACACCTGCCAGCCGGAAGCGCCGGCATCACGCGCGGCCTCGATCAGCGACTTGTCGATGCGCATCAGCGTGTTGAAGATCGGCGTCACCATGAACAGCGCGTAGAGATGCACCATGGCCAGCACCACGGCGAATTCCGAATAGAGCAGCCATTCGATCGGCTTCGGGATCAGTCCGATCTGCACCAGCGTCGAGTTGACCAGGCCGTTGCGGCCAAGCACCGGAATCCACGAGATCATCCGGATGATGTTGGAGGTCAGGAACGGCACAGTGCAGACAAGGAACAGCACCATCTGCATGGCGGTGGTCCTGATATGGAAGGCGAGGAAATAGGCGACCCAGAAGCCGACGAACAGCGTCAGCGCCCAGACGATGGCGGCGTATTTCAGCGTGTTCAGATAGGTTTTCCAGGTGACCCAGGAGCCGAGCGTGTCGGAATAGTTGGTGGTCAGGAAATCCGGGTACATCGCCGCGAAGTCGTAGTCCCAGAAAGAGACCACGGCGATCATCAGGATCGGCAGCAAAAGGAACGCGCCGAGGATCAGCGCCAGCGGTGTCGCCTGGAGATAGGGGACGATCGCGCCGATCGAGAAACGGCCGCGCCTGGCGGGTTTGGCGGCGGCCATTGCAGGGCGTTCGA
This window harbors:
- a CDS encoding GNAT family N-acetyltransferase, whose product is MNTTLETTADPLPKELAFLGERLSAFNDSDVGPANRKALAVFVRDEHRAVVAGISGYTAWGWLYVQWLWVDERLRGQHMAGRMLDAAEQEAVARGCHGALIDTFNPKAAKVYERQGYRPFGVLPDFPVGRGRVFLQKKLST
- a CDS encoding aspartate/glutamate racemase family protein, which translates into the protein MQILVVNPNTTASMTETIGAAARFVAGAGTKIVAVTSSMGPVSIEGYYDEALAVPGLLVEIAAGERSGAQAAIIACFDDTGLDAARAMANIPVIGICEAALSTASFIAQRFTVVTTTERSRVPVEGLVQRYGMAGRARVRAADIPVLALEDPASDAILKLRGEIARALDEDRAEAVVLGCAGMADLAAELQRQFGVPVIDGVGAAVKQAEALIALGLSTSKRGAYANPLAKPYRGALKSFAPGTVAAE
- a CDS encoding MFS transporter, producing MSNSDQVAILTARPPIPALAYLLTGCIAVIGSNSLVLGPIAPAVAASFATSVPAVMIASAAFGLGTSASALFLARYIDRLGARRMLQGALLLLAVALLASAAAPTVTTLVAAQLLAGIAAGIAMPAIYASAAAIAPPGRESGTIGVVLIGWTLSMVAGVSLSAVLADLLHWRAVFAAVAVLAALALTGLTLTSLSDVRKSGPAPTPLGALAVPGIVPLLVACGAFMTAFYGVYGYLGDHLHNGLGRPVSANGLAALAYGAGFGMAALLDGVIDRLGARRVMPFAYLLVAIVYVALAAAGSSFHLTIAMVAVWGLANHFGLNVLVMRLSALDPARRGTIMGLNSAVTYLAVFVGTTAFGPLYSSFGFAASAVAAALLMLVAASAAALHSPR
- a CDS encoding anhydro-N-acetylmuramic acid kinase, which encodes MIAKSGEPIWAVGLMTGTVLDGNIDVALIKTDGERIADFGTYTLAPYPGSIRTLLEETLRQARTWNFTGSEPAIFREAEEALTRAQSAAVKDLVESYGLTMADIGVVGFHGQTVLHRAPQVGRLGQTRQLGDGELMHSILETKVAYDFRSADMRAGGQGAPLSAAYHAALLRDADISGDTAVLNLGGVANITWWDGKDNVVAFDTGPANAPLNDFIKAKGLGEMDRDGALARTGTVDEARLAKLLQHPYLAKPYPKSLDRFDFGAAMADGLNAKDGAALLTAFTAAAVGKALDLLPHRPKRLVVSGGGRHNPTIMAMLGSRAGVEAVPAEALSWKGDAVEAECFAFLAVRVLRGLPISFPTTTGVPQPMRGGRLAG
- the murQ gene encoding N-acetylmuramic acid 6-phosphate etherase, with protein sequence MNEQELMSELERLVSEDRNPRTMDIDLLPTIEILREINGEDSGVPAAVENVIPEIAAAVDRIVSAFQKGARLVYMGAGTSGRLGVLDASECPPTFGVPEDMVLGLIAGGPKALVRAVEGAEDDPQQGMKALQDIKLTADDVVVGIAVSGRTPYVIGGLTYARQVGATTVALSCNPRSVIAGIADIAISPLVGPEVLAGSTRLKSGTAQKLVLNMLTTASMIRIGKSYQNLMVDLNPSNKKLVARAVGIVMQTTGCTAQQARRALDQTGKDVKLAILVTITGMGIEEARKALDNAGGFLRKAIGEKTL
- a CDS encoding ABC transporter permease, with translation MAAAKPARRGRFSIGAIVPYLQATPLALILGAFLLLPILMIAVVSFWDYDFAAMYPDFLTTNYSDTLGSWVTWKTYLNTLKYAAIVWALTLFVGFWVAYFLAFHIRTTAMQMVLFLVCTVPFLTSNIIRMISWIPVLGRNGLVNSTLVQIGLIPKPIEWLLYSEFAVVLAMVHLYALFMVTPIFNTLMRIDKSLIEAARDAGASGWQVLWNVIIPLAKPGMAIGTIFVVTLVMADFSTVQVMSGGQSASVALMMKNQMSLLQYPAAAANAVVLLVLVLLMVAGILRIVDIRKEL
- a CDS encoding ABC transporter permease; amino-acid sequence: MSRDKRTLEFYVLAAFFALFVLFLYGPLSAILILSFQGENGGLTFPLNGVSLHWFANLFERQAVGDFGGSFKRSFILGMMVMVVTVGVSLLAGLAFRQKFRGATALFYLAVASLVVPSIIISLGIGVVFQQIGFRPAWYTSAFGAHLTWTLPFGVLIMFAVFNRFSPAYEEAARDLGATSWQTFAHVVLPMIAPSLIGVGLFGFTLSYDEFARTLMTSGTFNTLPLEIYGMTTNVTTPVLYALGTVTTVFSFLVILVTLGAIVYVGRRRARI
- a CDS encoding carbohydrate kinase, translated to MDDLGAQEQAVLDLIAANPFAGQQDIATALGIARSTVAAHIVQLVNKGYILGRGYVLPASKRMICIGGAVLDRKYHAKKDLIFGTSNPVDGYRSFGGVARNVAENLVRLGVDVSFVSIVGDDETGRSLVRHLRDLGADVSQVITTMERPTAEYAAILDLNNDLVLGIADMEIFDLFSPSYLDRFWPHLASATWVFIDCNLPAATIAALMSRKQGARFKLAVDTVSSPKSARLPKDLSGIDLMFTNRDEANTMLGITDADKRLKPKEAASALRAAGASEVIVTMGAHGFAVATESGVATMRSVPARAVDITGAGDAMIAGTMYKVLSGDPVPHAARTGALLATLTTESESSVHPDLSPRFLTAGMYRIPA
- a CDS encoding pseudouridine-5'-phosphate glycosidase → MKPSLLHLNDEVAAALREGRAVVALESTIITHGMPYPANLETARGVETVVRENGAVPATIAVVAGMIKVGLGDRELEQLAAAKDVVKASGRDLAAIMVGGGSAGTTVSATMRIAALAGIGIFATGGVGGVHRGAEATFDISADLTELGQTGTTVVCAGVKSILDIAKTLEYLETQRVPVIAYQSDDFPAFYTRSSGLKADHRLDTPEDIAQAMLLHEQIGSGTGILVANPIPEVDALDPAFIDGTITAAVAEAEKRGIGRKELTPFLLARVNELSQGRSLKANIALVRNNAALAARIAVAHAGLKPVGR
- a CDS encoding Lrp/AsnC family transcriptional regulator — encoded protein: MDEETDGIPQNRPAVRDVDAIDRKILGVLVDDATISYAELGDRVGLSPPAAHERVKRLRRSGAIRNTAAIIDPKAVRKPLLAFVHIDTKGWGKTPELMAISEHPEVEEIHSVAGDTCMLIKVRTEDTRALEGLLSRLYETPGVTSTRSYVVLSTYLERPVQPGITTEWPTPRHMAKPLY
- a CDS encoding GNAT family N-acetyltransferase, yielding MRRTIRTLALDELETLVDWAAAEGWNPGLGDAVAFQAADPDGFIGAFVDGEMVAGISAVAYGNDFGFIGLYICRPDRRGEGHGKAVWDAGMARLGSRTIGLDGVVEQQANYRSMGFAPVYRTIRFVGAPNVPEATDSDICAIGPELMPDVLDYDSRFFPAPRRSFLEHWLRPPHMALAIVRDGAIEGYGVARRCRDGCKIGPLFSNSLDAASRLFAALANLSGPGNVHLDVPETSGQFAGLLTSAGLQPGFETARMYKGKAPQLAQSGVFAITTLELG